In Desulfurobacteriaceae bacterium, the DNA window CAATGTTTCTAATAGATATTGCAGTCCCAAGAGACATAGACCCAGCCTTAAACGAGGTTGAAGGACTTTACGTTTACGACATTGATGATCTTAACGAAGTTGTAAAAGCAAATTTAAAAGAAAGAGAAAGGGCAGCAGAAGTTGCGAAAGAAATAATAGAAGAACAAGTAGAAAGGTTCACAAAGTGGCTAAAAGAACTTGAAATTGCTCCACTTATTGCTGAACTGAAAGAAAAGGCAGAAACCATACGAAAAGAAGAAATTCAAAAGAGGCTTGCAAAGTTAAACTTAAACGAAGAGCAACTTCAAGAAGTAGAAAACCTTACAAGAGTAATAATAAACAAACTCCTTCATCAGCCAATTACAAGTGTTAAGAAAAAAGCAACAGAAGAAGAAACAAATTACGTTGTTCAGTTCTTTAGAGAAATATTTGGACTTTCAAAGGAGTAAAGCGATGAAAATAAGGATTGGAACAAGGAAAAGTAAGTTAGCCCTCTGGCAGTCGGAATGGGTAAAAGAACAGATAGAGAAAAAGTTTCCAGATGTTAAAGTTGAGCTTGTGAAAATAACAACTAAAGGGGACAAAATTTTAGACGTTCCACTGGCAAAGATAGGAGACAAAGGACTCTTCACTAAAGAGATAGAAGAGGCAATGCTAAGAGGAGAAGTTGACATAGCAGTTCATAGTTTAAAGGACGTTCCAACTAAGCTTCCGGAAGGTTTAAAGCTTATAGCATATTCAGATAGAGAAGACCCAAGAGATGCCCTTCTTTCTTGCGGAAAATACACTCTTGAAACCTTACCCAAAGGTGCAACTGTAGGAACAAGTTCTTTAAGAAGAAAAGCTCAGCTAAAAATTTTAAGACCCGATTTGGTCATAAAAGATTTAAGAGGGAACGTTGATACGAGGATCAGAAAGTTAAAAGAAGGTGAGTATGATGCTATAATCCTTGCTGCTGCTGGAGTGAAGAGGCTTGGATGGGAAGATGAGATAGATG includes these proteins:
- the hemC gene encoding hydroxymethylbilane synthase — encoded protein: MKIRIGTRKSKLALWQSEWVKEQIEKKFPDVKVELVKITTKGDKILDVPLAKIGDKGLFTKEIEEAMLRGEVDIAVHSLKDVPTKLPEGLKLIAYSDREDPRDALLSCGKYTLETLPKGATVGTSSLRRKAQLKILRPDLVIKDLRGNVDTRIRKLKEGEYDAIILAAAGVKRLGWEDEIDEIISPEKMIPSVSQGILGIEGRCEDEEIEKIVREAINSFESEIAATVERAFLRTVEGGCQVPLGCYAVVVENRVHVRAFISDLEGKFFYKEEGVFEVNSLEEADSVGVGVAQRLLDAGGKKLLDELMKCQ